One Brachionichthys hirsutus isolate HB-005 unplaced genomic scaffold, CSIRO-AGI_Bhir_v1 contig_886, whole genome shotgun sequence DNA window includes the following coding sequences:
- the LOC137914091 gene encoding muscarinic acetylcholine receptor M2-like: protein MDVFNFTYWNASEGNDTEAVDESESAYKTVEVVFIVLVAGSLSLVTVIGNILVMLSIKVNRNLQTVNNYFLFSLACADLIIGLCSMNLYTVYIVIGYWPLGPVVCDLWLALDYVVSNASVMNLLIISFDRYFCVTKPLSYPVKRTTKMAGMMIAAAWVLSFILWAPAILFWQFIVGGRTVPEKECYIQFFSNAAVTFGTAIAAFYLPVIIMIQLYWQISRASKCRVKKEHRKPSGVNPETLSPGQRTNNMPKPNNNNVLAEDTGLSRGQNADEGANQHDGKLQNGKGPSSTTAEGEAEGDEVARENCTPGEEKESSNDSTSGSAAASNQKDDEAASSAVNSGAETSQPIAYQRAKAGGSKLTCIKIKTKSPKGDCYTPSNATVEIVPANERQNHVARKIVKMTKQPPKKKKAPPSREKKVTRTIMAILVAFVATWTPYNVMVLINTFCSSCIPNTMWTIGYWLCYINSTINPACYALCNITFKKTFKHLLLCQYKNIRSAR, encoded by the coding sequence TGGACGAGAGCGAAAGCGCCTACAAGACTGTGGAGGTGGTGTTCATTGTGTTGGTGGCCGGTTCCCTCAGTCTAGTTACAGTTATTGGAAATATCCTGGTCATGCTATCCATCAAAGTTAATAGGAACCTACAGACGGTCAACAACTATTTCTTGTTCAGCCTTGCATGTGCTGACCTAATTATTGGACTATGCTCTATGAACTTGTACACAGTCTACATAGTAATCGGGTACTGGCCCCTGGGGCCCGTGGTGTGCGACCTGTGGCTAGCCTTGGACTATGTTGTCAGCAATGCATCTGTCATGAATCTTCTCATTATAAGCTTTGACAGATATTTCTGTGTTACCAAGCCTCTCAGCTACCCTGTCAAAAGGACCACCAAGATGGCGGGAATGATGATTGCTGCAGCCTGGGTCTTGTCTTTCATCCTCTGGGCACCAGCTATCCTCTTCTGGCAGTTCATTGTTGGTGGGCGGACAGTGCCTGAGAAGGAGTGCTACATCCAGTTCTTCTCCAATGCAGCAGTCACATTCGGCACTGCCATTGCCGCCTTTTACCTGCCCGTCATCATCATGATCCAACTCTACTGGCAGATCTCCAGAGCGAGCAAGTGCCGTGTGAAGAAGGAACACCGCAAGCCATCGGGAGTGAATCCAGAGACCCTGTCCCCCGGCCAGAGGACGAATAACATGCCAAAGCCTAACAATAACAATGTTTTAGCAGAGGACACAGGACTTTCCCGGGGCCAGAATGCTGATGAAGGAGCCAACCAGCATGATGGAAAGCTCCAAAATGGTAAGGGACCCTCCTCGACAACGGCCGAAGGTGAAGCCGAAGGCGATGAGGTGGCGAGGGAGAACTGCACTCCTGGGGAAGAGAAGGAAAGCTCCAATGATTCAACATCTGGCAGCGCGGCTGCATCCAATCAGAAGGATGACGAGGCGGCGTCGTCTGCCGTGAACTCAGGCGCAGAGACGAGCCAGCCAATCGCATATCAGCGAGCCAAAGCGGGGGGTTCCAAACTCACCTGCATCAAGATCAAGACTAAATCCCCCAAAGGTGACTGCTACACCCCGTCCAACGCCACGGTGGAGATCGTCCCAGCGAACGAGCGGCAGAATCACGTGGCACGGAAGATCGTGAAAATGACAAAGCAGCCtcctaagaagaagaaagcgccGCCATCAAGGGAGAAAAAAGTGACCCGCACCATAATGGCCATCCTGGTCGCTTTTGTAGCCACCTGGACGCCTTATAATGTCATGGTACTTATTAACACCTTCTGCTCCAGCTGCATCCCCAACACCATGTGGACTATTGGCTACTGGCTGTGCTACATCAACAGCACCATCAACCCAGCCTGCTACGCGCTGTGTAACATTACATTCAAAAAGACATTCAAACATCTTCTCCTCTGCCAGTATAAAAATATTAGGTCAGCCAGATAA